ACCGGCTGCACGCGATTGTTTGAGCGCAGTGACTCGGGCGTGCGCCAGTTAGAGGGCCTGACGCCCGTGAAGGGTTGGGTGCGTGGCGAGGGCAACACCGAGGTCATCCTCACCGAATCCAGCTGGAAACTGAGCCTGGATGTGGCCGAGGGCCACAAGACCGGCTACTACCTGGATCAGCGCGACAACCGCCGCGAGTTCGCTAGTTGGGTGCGTCGTTTGGGCGCGCAAGAGGTGCTGAACTGCTACAGCTACACCGGCGGTTTCTCCATCGCCGCGCTGGCCGGTGGGGCGACGGACGTGACCAGCGTCGACAGCTCTGCCCCGGCGTTGGCGCGTGCCAGCCGCCACGTGGAGCTCAATGGCTTCGACCCGGCCCACCACCGTGCGCTGGACGCCGATGTCAACGGCACCCTGCGCGGCTTTTTGAAGGAGGGCCGGCAGTTCGACGCCATCGTGCTCGACCCGCCCAAATTCGCGCCCAGCGCCGCCCATGCGGACCGCGCCAGCCGCGCCTACAAGGACATCAACCGCCTGGGCCTGCGGCTGCTCAAGCCGGGTGGTCTGTTGTGCACCTACAGCTGCTCGGGTGGCGTGGGCCCCGAGCTGTTCCACAAGATCGTGGCGGGCGCGGGCATGGACGCCGGCGTGGACGCCTACATCGTCGACCGCGTGGGTGCCTCGGCCGACCACCCGCAGACCCTGTGCTTCCCGGAAGGGGAGTATCTGAAGGGGCTGTTGGTGATCAAGCGCGGCTAGGCAAATGACCGGCCGTCGGCTACTGCGGGCGCTGCGCTTGGGGCTGCCCGCTGGCTTGGCGGCGGCCGCTGCAGTGGCGCAGGCTGACACCGTCGGCGTCTGTTTCGACGAAGCCGATCACACGCCTTATTTGTTTCGCGATGCCACGGGCCAGTGGCGCGGCGCCACGCTGGACCTGGCCCGCGCCGCTCTGGCCCGGGCCGGCTACACGCTCAAGGCCCTGCCCATGCCCTGGTCGCGTTGCGTGCGGGAGGTGGAGGAGTTCGGCAGCCGGCGTTCGGCCGAGATGCTGCTCTATGCCAGCCTGAACCCCGAGCGCGAACGCAAATTCCTCGCCTCGGTGCCGGTCCACCAGATCCAGGGCGGCTTTTGGTATTCAAGCCGCCATCGGCCGCAGGCCGACCTGCCGCGCAGTTGGGTCGAGCTGGCCCGGTATCGCTTGTGCGGCATGTTTGGCCACAACTACGCTTGGCTGGCCGGTTATGGCATCTCGCAGATCGACAGTGGCGCGCTCAATCTGCGCGCGGTGCTGGAAAAGCTGGAGCGCGGCCGCTGCGACTTTGTGCTGTCGGCCCTGGAGCCGGTGCGCGGCGCAGCTCAACTCGGCTTTGTTCAGCTGCCTGCTGAACTGGCCTTTCTGCCCTACCCGGACCGGGGTCCCATCAGTCAACACCTGTTGTTGACCCGGCAGTCCCCACGTGTCGCCGATTTGCACAGCCGCCTCAACCAAGCCCTGCAAGCCCTGCAGGCCAACGGGGAGGCGGATCGCATCTACCAGGGCTATTTGCCGGATGGAGACGGGTTGCGCTGAGGCGGGCCGCGAAGCCCGAGCGAACCCGCCCTAGCCCGACAGCGGTAGCCCCACCCCAAACTTCGCCCGCTTGACCGCGAAGTAGGCCTTCACGTTGCGCACATTGGCGTCCTGGGTGAACAGGCGTTGCGCCAGGGCCGCGTAGGCATCCATGTCGCGCACCAGGATCACCAGCACGAAGTCCG
Above is a window of Inhella inkyongensis DNA encoding:
- a CDS encoding class I SAM-dependent rRNA methyltransferase, with amino-acid sequence MKVIKLRDGKERSLLRRHPWVFEGSIAKGKADFGETVRVESASGEFLCWAAYSPSSSIKLRAWSWDEAERIDAEFFARRIAAALAYRQRLAVDSNGVRLVHGEADGLPGLIVDRYDDILVAQFLAAGTEQWKGVIADALLAATGCTRLFERSDSGVRQLEGLTPVKGWVRGEGNTEVILTESSWKLSLDVAEGHKTGYYLDQRDNRREFASWVRRLGAQEVLNCYSYTGGFSIAALAGGATDVTSVDSSAPALARASRHVELNGFDPAHHRALDADVNGTLRGFLKEGRQFDAIVLDPPKFAPSAAHADRASRAYKDINRLGLRLLKPGGLLCTYSCSGGVGPELFHKIVAGAGMDAGVDAYIVDRVGASADHPQTLCFPEGEYLKGLLVIKRG
- a CDS encoding substrate-binding periplasmic protein — its product is MTGRRLLRALRLGLPAGLAAAAAVAQADTVGVCFDEADHTPYLFRDATGQWRGATLDLARAALARAGYTLKALPMPWSRCVREVEEFGSRRSAEMLLYASLNPERERKFLASVPVHQIQGGFWYSSRHRPQADLPRSWVELARYRLCGMFGHNYAWLAGYGISQIDSGALNLRAVLEKLERGRCDFVLSALEPVRGAAQLGFVQLPAELAFLPYPDRGPISQHLLLTRQSPRVADLHSRLNQALQALQANGEADRIYQGYLPDGDGLR